A stretch of the Blastocatellia bacterium genome encodes the following:
- a CDS encoding ChbG/HpnK family deacetylase — MKKQLIVNADDYGQAKGINIGIIEAHLKGIVTSTTIMAAGRALSDGFSRLKDAPKLSLGCHLVLIGEEPIAKASQIRSLLDSKGKLPRTLTDFIWLMTVRQVKYAEIVTELKAQLDYLLSKGLTISHCDSHKHSHAHPKVLDAVIQVAEEYKIRYIRKPFEQCNIKQLRQVYNESPKLDIGKKYLLTRMLDYYKWNFHKQIRSSKLCYPDHFQGFIATGCLTPSLISKILSQVKEGLSELMCHPAVLDEELKTTVTRLKHSREQELAAVTSEQAFAALKAQSIELTSFRELSKQAL; from the coding sequence ATGAAAAAGCAATTAATTGTAAATGCTGATGATTATGGTCAAGCCAAAGGGATTAATATTGGAATTATTGAGGCTCACCTAAAAGGAATTGTTACAAGTACAACCATTATGGCTGCTGGTCGAGCATTATCAGACGGATTTTCTCGTCTAAAAGACGCTCCAAAGCTTAGTTTAGGCTGTCATTTAGTGTTAATTGGTGAAGAACCAATAGCAAAAGCATCACAGATTCGATCATTATTAGACAGTAAGGGAAAGTTACCTCGTACTTTAACGGATTTTATTTGGCTAATGACAGTCCGACAAGTCAAGTATGCTGAGATAGTTACAGAACTTAAAGCACAGCTTGATTATCTGCTTTCTAAAGGTTTAACAATTTCTCATTGTGATTCACACAAACATTCACATGCACATCCAAAAGTTTTAGACGCAGTAATTCAAGTAGCAGAAGAATATAAAATTCGCTATATCCGTAAACCTTTTGAACAGTGCAACATTAAGCAATTGCGCCAAGTTTATAATGAATCGCCTAAGTTAGACATAGGGAAAAAATATTTACTTACCAGAATGTTAGATTATTATAAATGGAATTTTCATAAACAAATTCGTAGCAGCAAACTCTGTTATCCTGATCATTTTCAAGGTTTTATTGCTACAGGATGTTTAACTCCATCATTAATTAGCAAGATACTATCACAGGTAAAAGAAGGTTTAAGTGAATTAATGTGTCATCCGGCTGTTTTAGATGAAGAGTTAAAAACAACTGTAACAAGGTTAAAACATTCTCGTGAACAAGAACTAGCAGCCGTAACTTCTGAGCAAGCTTTTGCTGCATTAAAA